Proteins encoded together in one Lathyrus oleraceus cultivar Zhongwan6 chromosome 5, CAAS_Psat_ZW6_1.0, whole genome shotgun sequence window:
- the LOC127082735 gene encoding gibberellin 20 oxidase 2, with protein sequence MMNSGQLLCELQVQPHVPKNFIWPKEYLEDAHEELQAPVVDLEGFINGNNESTQYASNLINEACLNHGFFQVINHGVDPLLIAQAYDQMDTIFKLPTHRKVSAYKVPGSMWGYSGAHAHRFSSKLPWKETFSFPYHVNDFEPVVANYFKSTLGGDFQQAGVIFEKYCKSMKELGMKLTELLAISLGVNDRLHYRELFEEGCSIMRCNNYPCCPQPSLVLGTGPHCDPTSLTLLHQDQVGGLQVFVDDKWHTVRPLPNALVVNIGDTFMALSNGRYKSCLHRAVVNQHKQRRSLAFFLCPKEDKVVRPPQDIISTDGTKLYPDFTWSQLLHFTQNYYRADESTLSNFTNWLISSKPQI encoded by the exons ATGATGAATTCAGGTCAATTATTGTGTGAACTTCAAGTTCAACCTCACGTGCCAAAGAATTTCATATGGCCAAAAGAGTATCTAGAGGATGCTCATGAAGAACTCCAAGCACCAGTGGTGGATCTTGAAGGGTTTATCAATGGTAACAATGAATCCACACAATATGCATCTAATCTCATAAATGAGGCTTGTTTGAACCATGGTTTTTTCCAAGTGATTAATCATGGTGTTGATCCACTTCTCATTGCTCAAGCTTATGATCAAATGGATACTATTTTTAAACTTCCAACTCATAGGAAAGTGAGTGCTTATAAAGTTCCTGGTTCAATGTGGGGATATTCTGGTGCTCATGCTCATCGTTTTTCCTCTAAACTTCCATGGAAGGAAACTTTCTCTTTCCCTTATCATGTCAATGACTTTGAGCCTGTTGTTGCTAACTACTTCAAATCTACCTTAGGGGGTGATTTTCAACAAGCTGG GGTGATATTCGAGAAATACTGTAAGTCAATGAAAGAGTTGGGAATGAAGTTAACAGAGCTATTGGCGATAAGCTTAGGAGTGAATGATCGATTGCATTACAGGGAATTGTTTGAAGAAGGTTGTTCCATTATGAGATGCAACAATTATCCATGTTGCCCGCAACCTAGTCTTGTACTTGGGACAGGACCTCACTGTGATCCAACTTCTTTAACACTGCTTCATCAAGATCAAGTTGGAGGTCTTCAAGTTTTTGTTGATGATAAGTGGCACACGGTTCGACCCCTTCCCAACGCACTCGTTGTTAATATCGGAGATACATTTATG GCATTATCAAATGGAAGGTACAAGAGTTGCCTACATAGGGCTGTGGTTAATCAGCACAAGCAGAGAAGGTCCCTGGCTTTCTTTCTATGCCCCAAAGAAGATAAGGTGGTGAGACCCCCTCAAGATATTATTAGCACAGATGGGACCAAACTGTATCCTGATTTTACATGGTCACA